From Salmo salar chromosome ssa04, Ssal_v3.1, whole genome shotgun sequence, one genomic window encodes:
- the LOC106610289 gene encoding probable E3 ubiquitin-protein ligase HERC3 isoform X1, with protein MMLCWGSTVEGQLGIGGARDPVCEPRSCQAFNGRGLKEVACGGRHSLFLLRDGRVYTCGSNRCGQLGHDKPGDSPELVVALDTQKIGVVSCGQAHSMALNEQGQVFAWGAGGGGQLGLGTAEETVPIPRLIKKLCEHRISQIMCGNKHCIALSKDGQLFTWGQNSSGQLGLGKGEPSTLSPQPVKSLSGIPLAQITAGGDHSFALSLSGAVFGWGKNSAGQLGLNDKQDRSVPCHIKFLRSQKVVYISCGDEHTAALTKDGGLFTFGDGSRGQLGHDSTNNEPLPRQVQELMGSEVSQIACGRHHTLAFVPSSGLVYAFGCNTNGQLGTGTRGDIKSPLPVKSSLTGSPRHMSGPDHYAITKINCGGDHNFLLYSDDKSSTAPEDFRVTNISRSISLINDASLNTWRMKLLDNTDSTITNDVILLLSSAACWNASFLDESDDSHFKTNPKVPGIDLNSVRLLFETLSKPPFARLLEQATKSFESLLIPQLPCSPPDVEAMRIYLILSECPALHDSKNYITLTIPLAMAILRLDANPSKVLDNWWCLVDGGVFSRLVDMYKSIVVFLLTGGKALLVPVFLENYTSATLMLLEKLHKGCCAAVCVQVNLKAGHVEYNRFYIPDITTLVDIQEDYLKWFLSKAEIKMRTPAVQSSVTLCAYPFILNAQAKTTMLQTDAELQMQMAVSGANMHNVFMLLTLEPLLARNPFLVLHVRRDHLVSDALRELTIYSDVDLKKPLKVIFDGEEAVDAGGVTKEFFLLLLKELMDPVYGMFTQYTQSNLLWFSDKCFVEHNWFNLIGIICGLAIYNSTVVDLHFPLVLYKKLLGVAPTLEDLKELSPTEGRSLQQLLDHEEDDVEETFCLNFAITREYYGLTEVKELIPGGDRITVDKNNREEFVEAYLKYMFRDSVSELYQAFSSGFLKVCGGKILSLFQPSELMAMVVGNNNYNWEEMEKNAVYKGEYSATHPTVRMFWEVFHEFPLEKKKRFLLFLTGSDRIPIHGMESLRISIQSTSAEEHYLPVAHTCYNLLDMPRYQTKETLHRRLTQAVEQYEGFSLV; from the exons AACTGGTGGTGGCCCTGGACACCCAGAAGATAGGGGTGGTATCGTGCGGCCAGGCCCACTCCATGGCGCTGAATGAACAGGGCCAGGTGTTTGCCTGGGGGGCCGGTGGAGGGGGCCAGCTGGGTCTGGGGACCGCTGAGGAGACCGTCCCAATCCCCAG GTTGATCAAGAAGCTGTGCGAGCATCGCATCTCTCAAATAATGTGTGGCAACAAGCACTGCATCGCCCTCTCTAAAG ACGGTCAGCTGTTCACGTGGGGCCAGAACTCCAGCGGTCAGCTGGGTTTGGGGAAGGGTGAGCCCAGCACCTTGTCTCCCCAGCCCGTCAAGTCTCTGTCAGGTATCCCCCTGGCTCAGATCACCGCTGGGGGAGACCACAGCTTCGCCCTGTCCCTCTCTGGAGCCGTGTTCGGCTGGGGAAAGAACAGTGCCGGACAGCTGGGGCTAAATGACAAACAGG ACCGGTCTGTCCCTTGCCACATCAAGTTCCTCAGATCCCAAAAAGTGGTTTATATCAGCTGTGGAGACGAGCATACAGCTGCCCTCACCAAG GATGGGGGTTTGTTTACGTTTGGGGACGGCTCTCGTGGTCAACTGGGTCATGACTCCACCAACAACGAGCCTCTACCCAGACAGGTGCAGGAGCTGATGGGCAGCGAGGTTTCCCAGATTGCCTGTGGCAG ACACCACACCCTGGCGTTTGTGCCTTCCTCCGGTCTGGTGTATGCTTTCGGTTGTAACACCAATGGTCAGCTGGGCACCGGGACACGAGGTGACATCAAAAGCCCACTTCCTGTCAAAAGCAGCCTCACAGGAAGTCCTCGTCATATGTCAG GGCCAGATCATTATGCCATTACAAAAATCAACTGTGGAGGGGACCATAACTTCCTATTGTACTCAGATGACAAG aGTTCCACCGCTCCTGAAGACTTCCGTGTCACTAACATCAGCAGAAGCATCTCTTTGATAAATGATGCCAGTTTGAATACGTGGAGGATGAAACTCCTAGACAACACAGATTCCACTATCACCAA TGACGTCATTCTCCTGCTGTCTTCCGCCGCCTGTTGGAACGCCAGCTTCCTGGATGAGAG TGATGACAGCCATTTTAAGACCAACCCTAAAGTCCCTGGCATCGATCTCAACTCAGTCCGCCTGCTGTTTGAGACACTCAGTAAACCGCCCTTCGCCAGACTACTGGAGCAG GCCACTAAGAGTTTTGAGAGCCTGCTGATCCCCCAGCTGCCCTGCTCTCCCCCTGACGTTGAGGCCATGAGGATCTACCTGATCCTGTCGGAGTGTCCCGCCCTGCACGACTCCAAGAACTACATCACCCTCACCATCCCCCTAGCCATGGCCATACTCCGCCTGGATGCCAACCCCAGCAAAGTGCTTG ATAACTGGTGGTGCTTGGTGGACGGCGGTGTGTTCTCCAGGCTGGTGGACATGTATAAGAGCATCGTGGTGTTCCTGTTAACCGGAGGAAAGGCCCTGCTCGTCCCTGTCTTCCTAGAAAACTACACCAGTGCCACGCTAATGCTTCTAGAGAAACTTCATAAG GGCTGTtgtgctgctgtgtgtgtccaggttaaccTGAAGGCCGGGCATGTGGAGTACAACCGCTTCTATATCCCTGACATCACCACCCTGGTGGACATCCAGGAAGACTACCTCAAGTGGTTTCTGAGTAAAGCAGAGATT AAAATGAGAACACCAGCAGTACAG agctcagtgactttatgTGCCTACCCGTTCATACTGAACGCCCAAGCCAAGACCACCATGCTGCAAACTGACGCTGAGCTACAGATGCAG ATGGCGGTGAGCGGAGCCAACATGCATAATGTTTTCATGCTGCTGACGCTGGAACCCCTCCTTGCGCGGAACCCCTTCCTGGTGCTCCACGTACGCAGGGACCACTTAGTGAGCGACGCCCTGAGAGAGCTCACCATCTACTCTGACGTCGACCTCAAGAAGCCCCTCAAG gTGATATTTGATGGGGAGGAGGCGGTGGATGCAGGAGGGGTAACCAAGGAGTTCTTCCTACTGCTGTTGAAGGAGCTGATGGACCCTGTGTACGGCATGTTCACCCAGTACACCCAGTCCAACCTGCTCTGGTTCTCTGATAAA TGTTTTGTGGAGCACAACTGGTTCAATCTGATAGGGATCATCTGTGGGCTGGCCATCTATAACAGCACCGTGGTGGACCTCCACTTCCCCCTGGTCCTTTACAAGAAGCTACTGGGCGTAGCACCCACTCTGGAGGACCTCAAGGAGCTGTCTCCAACAGAGGGCAG gagTTTACAACAGCTCCTGGACCATGAGGAAGATGACGTTGAGGAGACATTTTGTCTAAACTTTGCT ATCACCAGAGAGTACTATGGTCTGACGGAGGTGAAGGAGCTTATCCCTGGAGGAGACCGCATCACTGTGGACAAGAACAACAG ggaGGAGTTTGTGGAGGCCTACCTGAAGTACATGTTCAGGGACTCGGTGAGCGAGCTGTACCAGGCCTTCTCCTCTGGGTTCCTGAAGGTGTGTGGTGGGAAGATCCTATCGCTGTTCCAGCCATCCGAGCTTATGGCCATGGTGGTGGGAAACAACAACTATAACTGGGAGGAAATGGAGAAG AATGCGGTTTACAAAGGAGAGTATTCAGCCACTCATCCGACTGTGAGGATGTTTTGGGAGGTATTCCATGAGTTCCCTCTGGAAAAGAAGAAGCGGTTCTTAT TATTCCTGACGGGCAGCGACCGCATCCCCATCCATGGCATGGAGAGCCTCCGCATCTCCATCCAGTCCACATCGGCTGAGGAGCACTATCTGCCTGTGGCCCACACCTGCTACAACCTGCTGGACATGCCCCGTTACCAGACCAAAGAGACCCTGCACCGCCGTCTCACCCAGGCCGTGGAGCAGTACGAGGGCTTCAGCCTGGTGTGA
- the LOC106610289 gene encoding probable E3 ubiquitin-protein ligase HERC3 isoform X2: protein MMLCWGSTVEGQLGIGGARDPVCEPRSCQAFNGRGLKEVACGGRHSLFLLRDGRVYTCGSNRCGQLGHDKPGDSPELVVALDTQKIGVVSCGQAHSMALNEQGQVFAWGAGGGGQLGLGTAEETVPIPRLIKKLCEHRISQIMCGNKHCIALSKDGQLFTWGQNSSGQLGLGKGEPSTLSPQPVKSLSGIPLAQITAGGDHSFALSLSGAVFGWGKNSAGQLGLNDKQDRSVPCHIKFLRSQKVVYISCGDEHTAALTKDGGLFTFGDGSRGQLGHDSTNNEPLPRQVQELMGSEVSQIACGRHHTLAFVPSSGLVYAFGCNTNGQLGTGTRGDIKSPLPVKSSLTGSPRHMSGPDHYAITKINCGGDHNFLLYSDDKSSTAPEDFRVTNISRSISLINDASLNTWRMKLLDNTDSTITNDVILLLSSAACWNASFLDESDDSHFKTNPKVPGIDLNSVRLLFETLSKPPFARLLEQATKSFESLLIPQLPCSPPDVEAMRIYLILSECPALHDSKNYITLTIPLAMAILRLDANPSKVLDNWWCLVDGGVFSRLVDMYKSIVVFLLTGGKALLVPVFLENYTSATLMLLEKLHKVNLKAGHVEYNRFYIPDITTLVDIQEDYLKWFLSKAEIKMRTPAVQSSVTLCAYPFILNAQAKTTMLQTDAELQMQMAVSGANMHNVFMLLTLEPLLARNPFLVLHVRRDHLVSDALRELTIYSDVDLKKPLKVIFDGEEAVDAGGVTKEFFLLLLKELMDPVYGMFTQYTQSNLLWFSDKCFVEHNWFNLIGIICGLAIYNSTVVDLHFPLVLYKKLLGVAPTLEDLKELSPTEGRSLQQLLDHEEDDVEETFCLNFAITREYYGLTEVKELIPGGDRITVDKNNREEFVEAYLKYMFRDSVSELYQAFSSGFLKVCGGKILSLFQPSELMAMVVGNNNYNWEEMEKNAVYKGEYSATHPTVRMFWEVFHEFPLEKKKRFLLFLTGSDRIPIHGMESLRISIQSTSAEEHYLPVAHTCYNLLDMPRYQTKETLHRRLTQAVEQYEGFSLV, encoded by the exons AACTGGTGGTGGCCCTGGACACCCAGAAGATAGGGGTGGTATCGTGCGGCCAGGCCCACTCCATGGCGCTGAATGAACAGGGCCAGGTGTTTGCCTGGGGGGCCGGTGGAGGGGGCCAGCTGGGTCTGGGGACCGCTGAGGAGACCGTCCCAATCCCCAG GTTGATCAAGAAGCTGTGCGAGCATCGCATCTCTCAAATAATGTGTGGCAACAAGCACTGCATCGCCCTCTCTAAAG ACGGTCAGCTGTTCACGTGGGGCCAGAACTCCAGCGGTCAGCTGGGTTTGGGGAAGGGTGAGCCCAGCACCTTGTCTCCCCAGCCCGTCAAGTCTCTGTCAGGTATCCCCCTGGCTCAGATCACCGCTGGGGGAGACCACAGCTTCGCCCTGTCCCTCTCTGGAGCCGTGTTCGGCTGGGGAAAGAACAGTGCCGGACAGCTGGGGCTAAATGACAAACAGG ACCGGTCTGTCCCTTGCCACATCAAGTTCCTCAGATCCCAAAAAGTGGTTTATATCAGCTGTGGAGACGAGCATACAGCTGCCCTCACCAAG GATGGGGGTTTGTTTACGTTTGGGGACGGCTCTCGTGGTCAACTGGGTCATGACTCCACCAACAACGAGCCTCTACCCAGACAGGTGCAGGAGCTGATGGGCAGCGAGGTTTCCCAGATTGCCTGTGGCAG ACACCACACCCTGGCGTTTGTGCCTTCCTCCGGTCTGGTGTATGCTTTCGGTTGTAACACCAATGGTCAGCTGGGCACCGGGACACGAGGTGACATCAAAAGCCCACTTCCTGTCAAAAGCAGCCTCACAGGAAGTCCTCGTCATATGTCAG GGCCAGATCATTATGCCATTACAAAAATCAACTGTGGAGGGGACCATAACTTCCTATTGTACTCAGATGACAAG aGTTCCACCGCTCCTGAAGACTTCCGTGTCACTAACATCAGCAGAAGCATCTCTTTGATAAATGATGCCAGTTTGAATACGTGGAGGATGAAACTCCTAGACAACACAGATTCCACTATCACCAA TGACGTCATTCTCCTGCTGTCTTCCGCCGCCTGTTGGAACGCCAGCTTCCTGGATGAGAG TGATGACAGCCATTTTAAGACCAACCCTAAAGTCCCTGGCATCGATCTCAACTCAGTCCGCCTGCTGTTTGAGACACTCAGTAAACCGCCCTTCGCCAGACTACTGGAGCAG GCCACTAAGAGTTTTGAGAGCCTGCTGATCCCCCAGCTGCCCTGCTCTCCCCCTGACGTTGAGGCCATGAGGATCTACCTGATCCTGTCGGAGTGTCCCGCCCTGCACGACTCCAAGAACTACATCACCCTCACCATCCCCCTAGCCATGGCCATACTCCGCCTGGATGCCAACCCCAGCAAAGTGCTTG ATAACTGGTGGTGCTTGGTGGACGGCGGTGTGTTCTCCAGGCTGGTGGACATGTATAAGAGCATCGTGGTGTTCCTGTTAACCGGAGGAAAGGCCCTGCTCGTCCCTGTCTTCCTAGAAAACTACACCAGTGCCACGCTAATGCTTCTAGAGAAACTTCATAAG gttaaccTGAAGGCCGGGCATGTGGAGTACAACCGCTTCTATATCCCTGACATCACCACCCTGGTGGACATCCAGGAAGACTACCTCAAGTGGTTTCTGAGTAAAGCAGAGATT AAAATGAGAACACCAGCAGTACAG agctcagtgactttatgTGCCTACCCGTTCATACTGAACGCCCAAGCCAAGACCACCATGCTGCAAACTGACGCTGAGCTACAGATGCAG ATGGCGGTGAGCGGAGCCAACATGCATAATGTTTTCATGCTGCTGACGCTGGAACCCCTCCTTGCGCGGAACCCCTTCCTGGTGCTCCACGTACGCAGGGACCACTTAGTGAGCGACGCCCTGAGAGAGCTCACCATCTACTCTGACGTCGACCTCAAGAAGCCCCTCAAG gTGATATTTGATGGGGAGGAGGCGGTGGATGCAGGAGGGGTAACCAAGGAGTTCTTCCTACTGCTGTTGAAGGAGCTGATGGACCCTGTGTACGGCATGTTCACCCAGTACACCCAGTCCAACCTGCTCTGGTTCTCTGATAAA TGTTTTGTGGAGCACAACTGGTTCAATCTGATAGGGATCATCTGTGGGCTGGCCATCTATAACAGCACCGTGGTGGACCTCCACTTCCCCCTGGTCCTTTACAAGAAGCTACTGGGCGTAGCACCCACTCTGGAGGACCTCAAGGAGCTGTCTCCAACAGAGGGCAG gagTTTACAACAGCTCCTGGACCATGAGGAAGATGACGTTGAGGAGACATTTTGTCTAAACTTTGCT ATCACCAGAGAGTACTATGGTCTGACGGAGGTGAAGGAGCTTATCCCTGGAGGAGACCGCATCACTGTGGACAAGAACAACAG ggaGGAGTTTGTGGAGGCCTACCTGAAGTACATGTTCAGGGACTCGGTGAGCGAGCTGTACCAGGCCTTCTCCTCTGGGTTCCTGAAGGTGTGTGGTGGGAAGATCCTATCGCTGTTCCAGCCATCCGAGCTTATGGCCATGGTGGTGGGAAACAACAACTATAACTGGGAGGAAATGGAGAAG AATGCGGTTTACAAAGGAGAGTATTCAGCCACTCATCCGACTGTGAGGATGTTTTGGGAGGTATTCCATGAGTTCCCTCTGGAAAAGAAGAAGCGGTTCTTAT TATTCCTGACGGGCAGCGACCGCATCCCCATCCATGGCATGGAGAGCCTCCGCATCTCCATCCAGTCCACATCGGCTGAGGAGCACTATCTGCCTGTGGCCCACACCTGCTACAACCTGCTGGACATGCCCCGTTACCAGACCAAAGAGACCCTGCACCGCCGTCTCACCCAGGCCGTGGAGCAGTACGAGGGCTTCAGCCTGGTGTGA